A single window of Ornithorhynchus anatinus isolate Pmale09 chromosome 3, mOrnAna1.pri.v4, whole genome shotgun sequence DNA harbors:
- the LOC114810183 gene encoding dispanin subfamily A member 2b-like, with amino-acid sequence MSSSGLPSVAPDVTVADPSFSPHSRLLQVEHQASALSYGRGPDPRETTIINIQAFSPPPPDYLAWSLFNMLYMNFCCLGFAALIFSVKARDRKVLGDVSGAHSYGSTSRCLNITALVLSLAFIILIAVLLAIGPFALFHMVS; translated from the exons ATGAGCAGCTCCGGCCTGCCGTCCGTCGCCCCCGACGTCACCGTTGCCGACCCCTCCTTCTCACCCCATTCCAGGTTGCTGCAGGTGGAGCACCAGGCCTCGGCGCTGAGCTACGGAAGAGGGCCCGACCCCCGGGAgaccaccatcatcaacatccAGGCcttcagccccccgccccccgactacCTGGCCTGGTCCCTCTTCAACATGCTCTACATGAACTTCTGCTGCCTCGGCTTCGCCGCCCTCATCTTCTCCGTGaag GCGAGAGACCGCAAAGTCCTCGGAGACGTGAGCGGGGCTCACAGCTACGGCTCCACATCCAGATGTCTGAACATCACGGCCCTGGTCCTCAGCCTGGCCTTCATCATCCTCATCGCCGTGCTCCTGGCCATCGGGCCCTTCGCTTTGTTCCACATGGTGTCATAA